Within the Vibrio tasmaniensis genome, the region TCAAACTCTAGCAAACTGTTACACCGCGATCGAAATGGAACTGGAAGTAGTGCCAATCTTGAACAAGATTGACTTACCTGCTGCGGAACCTGAGCGTGTTGCTGAAGAAATCGAAGAGATCGTTGGTATCGATGCGATGGAAGCGACGCGTTGTTCTGCAAAAACCGGTATCGGTGTTGATGATGTTCTTGAGAATATCGTAACGGCTATCCCGCCACCGGAAGGTGATCCAGAAGCGCCACTTCAAGCGCTGATCATTGACTCTTGGTTCGATAACTACTTAGGCGTTGTTTCTTTGGTTCGTATCAAGAACGGTAAGCTGAAGAAGAATGACAAGATTAAAGTAATGTCGACAGACCAAGTTTGGGGTGTTGACCGTCTAGGCATCTTCACACCTAAGCAAATCGACACAACTGAGCTAAACACTGGCGAAGTTGGCTGGGTTGTTTGTGGTATTAAAGACATCCTTGGCGCACCTGTTGGTGATACGTTGACGCTTGCAAAAGGCGGCAGCACAGAACGTCTACCAGGTTTCCAAAAAGTGAAACCTCAGGTATACGCAGGTCTATTCCCAGTATCGTCTGATGACTACGAAAACTTCCGTGACGCACTAGGCAAACTAAGCCTGAACGATGCATCACTGTTTTACGAACCAGAAAGTTCAGCAGCACTTGGCTTTGGTTTCCGTTGTGGCTTCTTAGGAATGCTTCACATGGAGATCATCCAAGAGCGTTTAGAGCGTGAATACGACCTAGACCTAATCACAACGGCACCAACCGTAGTGTACGAAGTTGTAAAAACAGATGGCACAATTCTTTACGTCGATAGCCCGGCTAAACTGCCTGCGACTAATGATGTAGAAGAAATTCGCGAGCCTATCGCTCGTTGTAATATCCTTGTGCCGTCGGAATACCTAGGTAACGTAATTACCTTATGTGTAGAAAAACGTGGCGTGCAAGTTGATATGGTTTATCACGGTAAGCAGGTTGCTGTGACGTACGACCTTCCTATGGCTGAAGTGGTTCTAGACTTCTTCGACCGTTTGAAATCAACATCTCGTGGCTATGCGTCACTGGATTACAACTTCCAACGTTTTGAAATGTCGAACATGGTTCGTGTTGACGTATTGCTTAACGGCGAAACGGTTGATGCACTGGCGATCATTACACACAAAGACATTGCTCAGTCTCGTGGTCGTCTACTGGTTGAGAAGATGAAAGAATTCATCCCTCGTCAGATGTTCGATATCGCGATTCAAGCCGCGATTGGTAACCACATTATTGCTCGTTCTACAGTGAAACAACTGCGTAAGAACGTAATCGCAAAATGTTACGGTGGTGATATCAGTCGTAAGAAGAAACTTCTTAAGAAACAAAAAGAAGGTAAGAAGCGTATGAAGCAGATCGGTAACGTTGAACTGCCTCAAGAAGCATTCTTAGCAATTCTTCATGTTGGCAAAGATTAACTTTATCCAGCATTAAACGAATAATTGAAAGTGAAAGAGTAGCTCGCTACTCTTTCACTTTCGTTATTTTTAAAGAAATGAAATTTAAGGGATATCAATGGCTAATACATTTTCGCTTATCTTAGTGATCGTAACTCTAGTGACCGGCATTGTATGGGCGTTGGAAAAGTTTGTGTGGGCGAAGAAGCGCCAACAAAAACTGGCTGACGTTGAAGCACAGTCGAATGGCCTAGACGCTGCAACCAGCGCAAAAGTTACGGCTCAGCCTTGGTGGGTTGAGAACAGTGTGTCCATTTTCCCTGTAATTGCATTTGTTTTGGTTTTGCGTTCATTTATTTATGAACCGTTTCAAATTCCATCTGGCTCGATGATGCCAACACTATTGGTTGGTGATTTCATCTTGGTAGAAAAGTACGCTTATGGTCTAAAAGATCCTGTATGGCGCTCTCAATTGGTAGAAACAGGTAAACCAGAACGCGGTGATTCAATCGTATTTAAGTACCCACCTCAGCCTAATATCGACTACATCAAGCGTGTTGTAGGTATGCCAGGCGACACCATTCGCTACAGCTCTCGTAAAGAGATCTGTATTCAGGCGAAGGGTACAAGTAGCTGTGACCCAGTGAAACTAAGTAATGTTGAAGAAAGCCAATTTATTCAAGATGGTGTGCCTCTGATTCAGCTGAATGAACAGCTTGGAGACGTAGAACATCAGATTTTAGTTAACCCATTACGCCGTGATCGTGTGCAAGCGTATCAGCCTCGCAATGGTGTTAACGAATGGGTCGTTCCAGAAGGCCAGTACTTTGTGATGGGTGATAACCGTGACAACAGTGCTGACAGCCGTTACTGGGGCTTTGTCCCTGAAGCAAACCTTGTTGGTAAGGCCGTTGCTATTTGGATCAGCTTCGAATTCGAACGCGGTTCAGACAGCGTGCTTCCAACATGGATTCCTACTGGTGTGCGTTTTAATCGCATCGGTGGGATTCACTAATCGATCACATAACACATCGAGAGAGCATGAATTCTCCAATTGATAAACTAGAGAGAAAGATTGGCTATCAGTTTAATGATGCCGATCTTATCCATTTGGCACTGACTCACCGCAGTGCCGCAGGTAAACATAACGAACGTCTTGAGTTTCTGGGCGATTCAATTTTAAGTTTTGTTATCGCTGATGATCTTTACCACCGTTTCCCTAAGGTAAACGAAGGTGATATGAGCCGCATGCGCGCAACATTAGTACGTGGTCATACATTGGCAGAACTAGGTCGTGAATTCGAACTAGGAGATTACTTAAAATTAGGTCCAGGTGAGTTGAAGAGTGGCGGTTTCCGTCGTGATTCTATTCTAGCGGATGCGGTTGAAGCGATCATCGGCGCTGTCTATTTAGATAGTGATACCGAGGTTGTTCGCCGTATTATTTTAAGCTGGTACCAATCTCGCCTAGAGTCTATTCAGCCTGGTGTATCTCAAAAAGATCCAAAAACTCGCTTACAAGAGTTTTTGCAAGGTCGAAGAAATCCCCTACCTGTCTACACAGTGACTAATATTAAAGGTGAAGCACACAACCAAGAGTTTACGGTTGAGTGTGAAGTGGCAGGTGTGGATAAACCTGTTATCGGTAAAGGCACTAGCCGCCGCAAGGCAGAACAAGCGGCTGCTGAAACAGCATTAGAGCAACTAAGCAATGTCTGATAACAATCAAGATTTCGATATCGATGCATTCTTTTCATCTGATAGCAAAAAAACGGGCCTACCGGAAAATCAACACTGTGGCTTCATCGCTATCGTGGGTCGACCAAACGTAGGTAAATCGACGCTTCTGAACCATATTTTGGGTCAGAAAATCTCGATCACATCACGTAAACCTCAGACGACACGCCACCGTATTATGGGGGTAGAAACTGAAGGTGATTACCAAGCGATCTACGTTGATACTCCTGGACTTCATATTGAAGAAAAGCGTGCAATCAACCGTTTGATGAACCGTGCGGCGAACAGCTCACTGAGCGATGTGAACCTAGTATTTTTCCTTGTTGACGGTACTCACTGGACTGACGACGATGAGATGGTACTGAACAAACTGAGAAAAACAGATTTCCCAGTTGTCCTTTGTATTAACAAAGTAGACAACGTTCAAGATCGTACCGACGTGATGCAACATATGATGGAAGTGTCTAAGAAGATGGACTTCCTTGATGTTGTGCCAATCTCAGCGAAGCAAGGTAAGAATATCGATGTACTGCGTAAGCACGTTCGTAATTCTTTACCAAAAGCGACGCACCACTTCCCTGAAGAGTACGTAACGGATCGCTCACAGCGCTTTATGGCTTCTGAAATCATCCGTGAAAAACTGATGCGATTCACAGGCGAAGAGCTACCTTACTCAGTAACGGTTGAAATCGAGCGTTTCGATTACAACCCTGATAACGATGGTTTCCACATCAATGCTTTGATTCTTGTTGAACGTACTGGTCAGAAGAAGATGGTGATTGGTAAAGCGGGCGAGAAGATCAAAACGATTGGTCGTGAAGCGCGTATCGACATGGAAGAATTGTTCGGTCGTAAGGTTTACCTAGAGACTTGGGTTAAA harbors:
- the lepA gene encoding translation elongation factor 4 — translated: MKHIRNFSIIAHIDHGKSTLSDRLIQVCGGLSEREMAAQVLDSMDIERERGITIKAQSVTLDYKAKDGETYQLNFIDTPGHVDFSYEVSRSLAACEGALLVVDAGQGVEAQTLANCYTAIEMELEVVPILNKIDLPAAEPERVAEEIEEIVGIDAMEATRCSAKTGIGVDDVLENIVTAIPPPEGDPEAPLQALIIDSWFDNYLGVVSLVRIKNGKLKKNDKIKVMSTDQVWGVDRLGIFTPKQIDTTELNTGEVGWVVCGIKDILGAPVGDTLTLAKGGSTERLPGFQKVKPQVYAGLFPVSSDDYENFRDALGKLSLNDASLFYEPESSAALGFGFRCGFLGMLHMEIIQERLEREYDLDLITTAPTVVYEVVKTDGTILYVDSPAKLPATNDVEEIREPIARCNILVPSEYLGNVITLCVEKRGVQVDMVYHGKQVAVTYDLPMAEVVLDFFDRLKSTSRGYASLDYNFQRFEMSNMVRVDVLLNGETVDALAIITHKDIAQSRGRLLVEKMKEFIPRQMFDIAIQAAIGNHIIARSTVKQLRKNVIAKCYGGDISRKKKLLKKQKEGKKRMKQIGNVELPQEAFLAILHVGKD
- the era gene encoding GTPase Era produces the protein MSDNNQDFDIDAFFSSDSKKTGLPENQHCGFIAIVGRPNVGKSTLLNHILGQKISITSRKPQTTRHRIMGVETEGDYQAIYVDTPGLHIEEKRAINRLMNRAANSSLSDVNLVFFLVDGTHWTDDDEMVLNKLRKTDFPVVLCINKVDNVQDRTDVMQHMMEVSKKMDFLDVVPISAKQGKNIDVLRKHVRNSLPKATHHFPEEYVTDRSQRFMASEIIREKLMRFTGEELPYSVTVEIERFDYNPDNDGFHINALILVERTGQKKMVIGKAGEKIKTIGREARIDMEELFGRKVYLETWVKVKSGWADDERALRSLGYIDDL
- the rnc gene encoding ribonuclease III, which encodes MNSPIDKLERKIGYQFNDADLIHLALTHRSAAGKHNERLEFLGDSILSFVIADDLYHRFPKVNEGDMSRMRATLVRGHTLAELGREFELGDYLKLGPGELKSGGFRRDSILADAVEAIIGAVYLDSDTEVVRRIILSWYQSRLESIQPGVSQKDPKTRLQEFLQGRRNPLPVYTVTNIKGEAHNQEFTVECEVAGVDKPVIGKGTSRRKAEQAAAETALEQLSNV
- the lepB gene encoding signal peptidase I, which codes for MANTFSLILVIVTLVTGIVWALEKFVWAKKRQQKLADVEAQSNGLDAATSAKVTAQPWWVENSVSIFPVIAFVLVLRSFIYEPFQIPSGSMMPTLLVGDFILVEKYAYGLKDPVWRSQLVETGKPERGDSIVFKYPPQPNIDYIKRVVGMPGDTIRYSSRKEICIQAKGTSSCDPVKLSNVEESQFIQDGVPLIQLNEQLGDVEHQILVNPLRRDRVQAYQPRNGVNEWVVPEGQYFVMGDNRDNSADSRYWGFVPEANLVGKAVAIWISFEFERGSDSVLPTWIPTGVRFNRIGGIH